In a single window of the Mesorhizobium shangrilense genome:
- a CDS encoding MBL fold metallo-hydrolase gives MLPIDRRGFLAFSAAAGAALASREAAPQAAAASGDAVSEAPGFYRFPLGQFQITTLCDGVFFLPSDSIAINAEAGERKAYFDAHFFEAGVVRLQVNPLVIDTGEHRIVVDTGLAPKEHWARYAGRFTTSSNEAGVALGEVDAIVLTHCHPDHIGGLASHADLFPKAEIVLSDVELDLWTSADAESKLPEWAIPNVEGLRKFFSEHEDRVRTIKAGEDIVTGVTSVDTSGHTQGHISLLVGSGSDQLLVTGDALPSIHITFDRPEWQIIWDHDREKGARTRRALLDRAAADRLLVAGYHYPFPGVGRVVKQGSGFRWMPTDWVWHS, from the coding sequence ATGCTGCCCATAGATCGCCGCGGTTTCCTCGCCTTTTCAGCCGCCGCCGGGGCGGCATTGGCTTCCCGCGAAGCAGCGCCGCAGGCGGCTGCGGCGTCGGGCGATGCGGTTTCGGAAGCGCCCGGCTTCTACCGTTTTCCGCTGGGCCAGTTTCAGATCACGACACTGTGCGACGGCGTCTTCTTCCTGCCCAGCGACAGCATCGCCATCAATGCAGAGGCCGGGGAAAGGAAAGCGTATTTCGACGCGCACTTCTTCGAGGCCGGCGTCGTGCGGCTGCAGGTCAATCCGCTGGTGATCGATACGGGCGAGCATCGGATCGTGGTCGACACCGGCCTCGCGCCCAAGGAGCACTGGGCGCGCTACGCCGGACGCTTCACGACGTCGTCGAACGAGGCGGGCGTCGCCCTGGGGGAGGTCGACGCGATCGTCCTGACCCATTGCCATCCGGACCATATCGGCGGGCTGGCCTCGCATGCCGACCTGTTTCCCAAGGCCGAGATCGTGCTTTCGGACGTCGAACTCGACCTGTGGACCTCGGCGGACGCCGAATCGAAGCTGCCGGAATGGGCGATCCCGAACGTCGAGGGCCTCCGAAAATTCTTTTCCGAGCATGAAGATCGCGTGCGCACGATCAAGGCGGGCGAGGACATCGTCACCGGCGTGACTTCGGTCGACACGTCGGGCCACACGCAGGGACACATTTCGCTGCTTGTGGGCTCGGGGAGCGACCAGTTGCTCGTCACGGGCGACGCCCTGCCCAGCATCCACATCACCTTCGACCGGCCGGAATGGCAGATCATCTGGGACCACGACCGCGAGAAGGGCGCCAGGACGCGCCGTGCGCTGCTGGATAGAGCCGCCGCCGACCGGCTCCTGGTCGCAGGCTATCACTACCCCTTCCCCGGAGTCGGGCGCGTGGTGAAGCAGGGCAGCGGGTTCAGGTGGATGCCGACCGACTGGGTCTGGCATAGCTGA
- a CDS encoding GtrA family protein, with translation MRRIAAFLFTGGIGFLADAGALTLILSLSPLDPFLARILSIAFALAVTWMLNRTLTWGPSDRPAPIEGARYGGVGVATSAINYATYSALLLAVPDMPPLAALATASLVAMCFSYLGYSRFVFDRLQGPGRRH, from the coding sequence GTGAGGCGGATCGCAGCGTTCCTGTTCACAGGCGGCATCGGGTTCCTGGCCGATGCCGGTGCGCTGACGCTGATCCTTTCGCTGAGCCCGCTCGACCCATTCCTTGCCCGCATCCTGTCGATCGCCTTCGCCCTGGCGGTGACCTGGATGCTCAACAGGACGCTGACATGGGGGCCGAGCGACCGCCCGGCGCCGATCGAGGGCGCGCGCTACGGCGGGGTTGGCGTCGCCACGAGCGCCATCAACTACGCAACCTATTCCGCCCTGTTGCTGGCGGTTCCGGACATGCCGCCGCTGGCCGCCCTCGCCACCGCCTCGCTGGTGGCGATGTGCTTTTCCTATCTCGGCTATTCACGCTTCGTCTTCGACCGTCTGCAGGGTCCCGGCCGCCGGCATTGA
- a CDS encoding glycosyltransferase, with protein MSAMPKAEPSIAVLLPCYNEETTIADVVGRFREALPSAAIYVYDNNSSDLTALRARAAGAIVVREPRQGKGNVVRRMFADVEAEIYLMADGDGTYAPEDAPQLINTLVTERADMVVGTRRGVTDDAGRAGHAVGNLLFNGLYKRLFGRDFTDIFSGYRVFTRRFVKSFPAVSGGFEIETEMSVHASQLKLPVSEIALDYGRRPEGSSSKLSTYRDGAKILWMFAMLLKETQPMRFFGMLAGLVLAVSLGFMTPVLIEYAQTGLVPRMPTWMLSIALLLLSMLLMTTGLILDSVSRGRAEQKRIFYLSIPLVRSDRRNVTAIDEAAGADARRPSRAA; from the coding sequence ATGAGCGCGATGCCCAAGGCGGAACCATCCATCGCCGTCCTGTTGCCCTGCTACAATGAAGAGACGACGATCGCAGACGTGGTGGGGCGTTTCCGGGAGGCGCTGCCTTCAGCCGCAATCTACGTCTACGACAACAATTCGAGCGACCTGACGGCGCTTCGGGCGCGGGCGGCGGGAGCGATCGTGGTGCGCGAGCCGCGGCAGGGCAAGGGCAATGTCGTCAGGCGCATGTTCGCCGACGTCGAGGCCGAGATCTACCTGATGGCCGACGGCGATGGCACCTACGCGCCGGAAGATGCGCCGCAGCTGATCAACACGCTGGTCACCGAGCGTGCGGACATGGTCGTCGGCACGCGACGCGGCGTCACCGACGATGCGGGCCGCGCCGGCCATGCGGTGGGGAACCTGCTGTTCAACGGGTTGTACAAGCGGCTGTTCGGCCGCGATTTCACCGACATCTTCTCCGGCTACAGGGTCTTCACGCGCCGTTTCGTCAAGAGCTTCCCGGCGGTGTCCGGCGGCTTCGAGATCGAGACGGAAATGTCGGTCCATGCCTCGCAGCTCAAGCTGCCGGTGAGCGAGATCGCGCTCGACTACGGGCGGCGGCCGGAAGGCTCCTCATCGAAGCTGTCGACCTATCGCGACGGCGCGAAGATCCTCTGGATGTTCGCGATGCTCCTGAAGGAAACGCAGCCGATGCGCTTCTTCGGCATGCTGGCCGGGCTCGTGCTTGCCGTATCGCTGGGCTTCATGACGCCGGTGCTGATCGAATATGCCCAGACCGGCCTGGTGCCCAGGATGCCCACCTGGATGCTGTCGATCGCCCTCCTGCTCCTGTCGATGCTGCTGATGACGACCGGCCTGATCCTGGACTCCGTGTCGCGCGGCCGCGCCGAGCAGAAACGCATCTTCTACCTCAGCATCCCGCTGGTCCGGTCCGACCGACGCAACGTGACCGCGATCGACGAGGCGGCCGGGGCTGATGCCCGCCGGCCGTCGCGCGCCGCGTGA
- a CDS encoding GtrA family protein — MTAVTAESAARRPLHLSTGLGDLGLALGISIFIFATYAAAGFPTLSSPGGDNDSLLRLVEVRDLLGGQAWFDLHQYRMGPEGGFVMHWSRLIDAPLAGIALLASALGAGVELSEGIALTLWPLLLMAGTLFGLIQIARSLGGDHTVLPTATLGAGALYFVGIYRPGSIDHHNAQIALTVAMLAFLVKSPGKRRFPALAGVAAAVMLAIGMETAPYVAVGGAAAALAFLFGDEREARGAASFGLSFAAATFAAFLITVGPANWSVPECDAMSNVQLALAAFGGIGLALVALSPATNSTFGRRLLGLFALSATFLAVARFAFPQCLGDPYAAIDPRLRSLWLDYVAEAQSVIDLARADWTKLLAYFVTPAIALGFLAIHLGRHGVTRAKLIYGGFLLATFLVSCWQVRGSSFSIPLATGALALGLGGLRERIAVSPSPARSVALVAVWLASFNLLWSAAGGALSARAAVVGMASSADECSADAGFTELASLPAGAVLAVSDLGAPILANTPHRVLAGPYHRNVAGNLAMIDAFLAKTDDAEAVVRSQGIDHVALCRGNAENRNFTQRSPDGLMADLMAERVPSWLALDPETRGHTIEIYRVLSPASR, encoded by the coding sequence ATGACAGCTGTCACTGCCGAAAGCGCCGCGAGGCGGCCCCTCCATCTGTCGACGGGTCTCGGCGATCTCGGTTTGGCCCTTGGTATTTCCATTTTCATCTTCGCCACCTATGCGGCGGCCGGGTTCCCGACGCTTTCCAGCCCCGGCGGCGACAATGACAGCCTGCTGCGCCTGGTCGAAGTGCGCGATCTGCTCGGCGGACAGGCATGGTTCGACCTCCACCAGTATCGCATGGGCCCCGAAGGCGGCTTCGTCATGCACTGGTCGCGCCTCATCGATGCTCCTCTGGCCGGCATCGCGCTCCTCGCCTCGGCGCTCGGAGCCGGCGTCGAGCTCTCCGAAGGGATCGCGCTCACCCTCTGGCCGCTGCTGCTGATGGCGGGAACGCTGTTCGGGCTCATCCAGATTGCGCGCAGCCTCGGCGGCGATCACACGGTGCTTCCGACGGCGACGCTGGGCGCAGGCGCGCTCTACTTCGTCGGCATCTATCGCCCGGGTTCGATCGATCATCACAACGCACAGATCGCACTGACGGTCGCCATGCTCGCGTTCCTGGTGAAGTCACCGGGCAAGCGGCGGTTTCCCGCCCTCGCAGGCGTCGCCGCGGCCGTGATGCTTGCGATCGGCATGGAGACTGCCCCCTACGTCGCGGTCGGCGGCGCAGCCGCGGCGCTGGCCTTCCTCTTCGGCGACGAGAGGGAGGCGAGAGGCGCCGCCAGCTTCGGCCTCAGCTTCGCGGCCGCCACCTTCGCCGCCTTCCTCATCACCGTCGGGCCGGCGAACTGGTCCGTCCCCGAATGCGACGCCATGTCGAACGTGCAACTGGCGCTTGCGGCGTTCGGCGGTATCGGCCTTGCGCTGGTCGCACTCAGCCCGGCCACGAACTCGACGTTCGGCCGGCGGCTTCTGGGTCTCTTCGCGCTTTCCGCGACGTTCCTCGCCGTAGCCCGCTTCGCCTTCCCGCAATGCCTCGGCGATCCCTACGCGGCGATAGACCCGCGGCTGCGCTCACTCTGGCTCGACTATGTCGCCGAGGCGCAGTCGGTCATCGACCTCGCAAGAGCCGACTGGACGAAGCTGCTCGCCTATTTCGTCACGCCCGCGATCGCGCTCGGCTTCCTCGCCATCCATCTCGGCCGGCACGGGGTCACGCGCGCAAAGCTCATCTATGGCGGCTTCCTGCTGGCAACCTTCCTGGTCAGCTGCTGGCAGGTGCGCGGCTCCTCCTTCTCCATACCGCTCGCGACAGGCGCTCTGGCCCTTGGCCTCGGCGGGCTGCGCGAACGCATCGCCGTGAGCCCATCCCCGGCGAGGTCAGTGGCGCTGGTCGCCGTGTGGCTCGCCTCCTTCAACCTTCTGTGGAGCGCGGCGGGCGGTGCGCTGAGCGCGCGGGCAGCGGTGGTCGGCATGGCGTCGAGCGCCGATGAATGCTCCGCAGATGCTGGTTTCACGGAACTCGCCTCCCTGCCGGCCGGCGCCGTGCTTGCCGTTTCCGACCTCGGCGCGCCTATCCTCGCCAACACGCCCCATCGGGTGCTGGCCGGCCCGTATCACCGCAACGTCGCCGGCAATCTCGCCATGATCGACGCATTCCTCGCCAAGACCGACGACGCGGAGGCAGTCGTGCGGAGCCAGGGCATCGACCACGTCGCCCTGTGCCGCGGCAACGCCGAGAACCGCAATTTCACGCAGCGATCGCCGGACGGCCTGATGGCCGACCTCATGGCGGAGCGCGTGCCGTCCTGGCTGGCGCTCGATCCCGAGACCAGGGGACATACGATCGAGATCTATCGGGTTCTTTCGCCGGCAAGCCGGTAG
- a CDS encoding putative bifunctional diguanylate cyclase/phosphodiesterase — MGLPLKSYEMRRGGDHADLAFTDPLTGLGNGRRFNDKIERLIAERADDPAPFTVGIIDLDGFKPINDLFGRKAGDDILIQVAMRLRASMDAQCTVARIGADEFAFLYPLVFSEEAALEKAHTLIEILSAPYDVGERMARLSASVGCSLFSSGDDSASVLMNKSETALYHAKRAGRRRVVVYSGEIEAATQQATRVEQALRRAIAAGEVQAHFQPIVDLTSRRTMGFETLARWTDPDLGIVSPAVFIPIAEERGIIGALSQLVLRKATEAARSWPEDLFLSFNLSPSQLVDQNTGLHILSILDKSGFDPRRLEIEITETGLMTDPASAEKIMNELRLCGIKISLDDFGTGQSSLGRLRDVRFDKIKIDRAFVSSILEDRPSEHIIKAILAMCQGLGMDVVAEGIETEAQAQRLTQFGCRGGQGFRFGRPVDAEATLSYLRETARVDRRMAAAR; from the coding sequence ATGGGCTTGCCGCTGAAGAGCTACGAAATGCGCCGGGGGGGAGATCACGCCGACCTGGCATTTACCGACCCGCTGACGGGCCTGGGGAACGGCCGTCGGTTCAACGACAAGATTGAACGCCTGATCGCCGAGCGCGCAGACGATCCGGCGCCCTTCACCGTCGGCATCATCGACCTCGACGGCTTCAAGCCGATCAACGACCTGTTCGGCCGCAAGGCGGGCGACGACATCCTGATCCAGGTCGCCATGCGACTGCGGGCCTCCATGGACGCGCAATGCACGGTGGCCCGGATCGGCGCGGACGAGTTTGCATTTCTCTATCCGCTCGTCTTCAGCGAGGAAGCCGCGCTGGAGAAGGCGCACACCCTGATCGAGATCCTGTCGGCCCCTTACGATGTCGGCGAGCGCATGGCGCGGCTGTCGGCTTCGGTGGGGTGCTCGCTGTTCTCGTCCGGCGACGATTCCGCTTCCGTGCTGATGAACAAGTCGGAGACGGCGCTCTACCACGCCAAGCGCGCCGGACGCCGGCGCGTCGTCGTCTACTCCGGCGAGATCGAGGCTGCCACGCAGCAAGCCACGCGTGTCGAGCAGGCGCTGCGGCGCGCAATCGCCGCAGGCGAGGTGCAAGCCCACTTCCAGCCGATCGTCGACCTCACGAGCCGCCGGACCATGGGCTTCGAGACGCTGGCCCGCTGGACCGATCCGGACCTCGGCATTGTTTCGCCGGCCGTTTTCATCCCCATCGCGGAGGAGCGCGGCATCATCGGGGCGCTTTCGCAGCTGGTGCTGCGGAAAGCCACCGAGGCCGCCCGCAGCTGGCCGGAAGACCTCTTCCTGTCCTTCAATTTGTCGCCGTCGCAGCTGGTCGACCAGAACACCGGCCTGCACATTCTCTCCATTCTCGACAAATCCGGCTTCGATCCGCGCCGGCTGGAGATCGAGATCACCGAGACGGGCCTGATGACCGACCCGGCCTCGGCCGAGAAGATCATGAACGAGCTCAGGCTTTGCGGCATCAAGATCTCCCTCGATGACTTCGGCACCGGCCAGTCCTCGCTCGGACGCCTGCGCGACGTACGCTTCGACAAGATCAAGATCGACCGCGCCTTCGTCTCCTCGATCCTCGAGGACCGCCCGTCCGAGCACATCATCAAGGCCATCCTCGCCATGTGCCAGGGGCTCGGCATGGATGTCGTCGCGGAAGGCATCGAAACCGAAGCCCAGGCGCAGCGGCTGACCCAGTTCGGCTGCCGCGGCGGCCAGGGCTTCCGGTTCGGGCGGCCGGTCGACGCCGAGGCGACGCTCAGCTATCTTCGCGAAACCGCGCGCGTCGACAGGCGGATGGCCGCCGCGCGATAG
- a CDS encoding SDR family NAD(P)-dependent oxidoreductase, giving the protein MASSAQYPDLAGRSVLITGGGSGIGAALTEGFIRQGSKVAFIDIADEPSSALCDRLETDAGARPLYIRADLRDIDALRAAAAKASEAHGPVTVLINNAALDDRHQLADVTPEYWENNQAINLRPHLFTAQAVAPGMKEAGGGSIINFTSTSFLINHPDMPSYTAAKAGIIGLTKGLAGDLGRHNIRVNAVAPGWVITERQQALWVTDEGLKAHVAKQCIKDVMKPDDMVGVCLFLASDGSRMLTAQTLIVDGGFL; this is encoded by the coding sequence ATGGCGTCATCGGCGCAGTATCCTGATCTTGCAGGCCGCTCGGTGCTCATCACCGGCGGCGGCTCCGGCATAGGCGCGGCGCTGACCGAGGGCTTCATCCGGCAGGGCAGCAAGGTGGCCTTCATCGACATCGCCGACGAGCCGAGCAGCGCCCTGTGCGACCGGCTGGAGACAGACGCAGGCGCGCGGCCGCTCTACATCAGGGCCGACCTGCGCGACATCGACGCGCTGCGGGCGGCCGCCGCCAAGGCCTCGGAGGCGCACGGGCCAGTGACCGTGCTGATCAACAACGCCGCCTTGGACGACCGCCATCAACTGGCCGATGTCACGCCCGAATACTGGGAGAACAACCAGGCCATCAATCTCCGGCCGCATCTCTTCACCGCGCAGGCGGTCGCGCCGGGCATGAAGGAGGCGGGCGGCGGCTCGATCATCAACTTCACCTCCACGTCGTTCCTGATCAATCATCCCGACATGCCGTCCTATACGGCGGCCAAGGCCGGCATCATCGGCCTTACCAAGGGGCTGGCGGGCGACCTCGGCAGGCACAACATCCGGGTCAACGCGGTTGCGCCGGGCTGGGTGATCACCGAGCGGCAGCAGGCGCTCTGGGTCACCGACGAAGGGCTCAAGGCGCACGTCGCCAAGCAGTGCATCAAGGACGTCATGAAGCCGGACGACATGGTCGGCGTCTGCCTGTTCCTTGCGTCCGACGGATCGCGTATGCTCACCGCCCAGACGCTCATCGTCGATGGAGGTTTCCTGTGA
- a CDS encoding 2-dehydro-3-deoxygalactonokinase yields MTKPGAPAVAAVDWGTSSLRVWLLDRGGAALAERRSGEGMQTARTAGFPTVLERMLSELAAPADLPAIVCGMAGARQGWIEAPYADVPCALDEIFSRAIDAPDAPRRVRIIPGLAQRVKEAPDVMRGEETQIAGAVRSLGAGRHIVCMPGTHSKWVAVDGGSVTGFTTWMTGELFDVFARHSILAHSIGDSVKGISADDDAFMTGLEQGLEGADRVSSLTFGIRAATLLQGLQPKDAAARLSGLLVGAEIAGAERRYLGSDNEVILVASGALGTLYAAALKKAGLAIKTVDADEAVRAGLVQAARMNGMLPERA; encoded by the coding sequence GTGACAAAACCCGGCGCCCCGGCTGTAGCCGCGGTCGATTGGGGCACGTCCAGCCTTCGCGTCTGGCTGCTCGACCGCGGCGGCGCGGCGCTTGCGGAGCGGCGCAGCGGCGAGGGAATGCAGACGGCGCGCACCGCCGGCTTCCCGACCGTCCTGGAGCGCATGCTGTCCGAGCTCGCCGCCCCCGCCGATCTTCCGGCCATCGTGTGCGGCATGGCAGGCGCCCGTCAGGGCTGGATCGAGGCGCCCTACGCCGACGTGCCCTGCGCCCTGGACGAGATCTTCTCGCGCGCGATCGATGCGCCCGACGCGCCCCGGCGCGTCAGGATCATCCCCGGCCTTGCCCAGCGCGTCAAAGAGGCGCCGGACGTGATGCGCGGCGAGGAAACGCAGATCGCCGGCGCGGTCCGCAGCCTGGGCGCCGGACGGCATATCGTTTGCATGCCCGGAACGCATTCCAAATGGGTCGCCGTCGACGGCGGCTCCGTCACCGGCTTCACCACCTGGATGACCGGCGAGCTGTTCGATGTTTTTGCCCGGCACAGCATTCTGGCGCATTCGATCGGAGATTCCGTCAAGGGCATTTCGGCGGATGACGACGCGTTCATGACCGGCCTCGAGCAGGGCCTCGAGGGCGCCGACCGGGTCAGTTCCCTGACTTTCGGCATCCGCGCCGCGACCTTGCTGCAGGGGTTGCAGCCGAAGGATGCCGCTGCGCGGCTCTCCGGCCTGCTGGTGGGCGCCGAGATCGCAGGCGCAGAACGGCGGTATCTCGGCAGCGACAACGAGGTGATCCTGGTCGCATCGGGCGCTTTGGGGACACTCTATGCCGCTGCCCTGAAGAAGGCTGGCCTTGCCATCAAGACCGTCGACGCCGACGAGGCGGTTCGCGCGGGGCTGGTGCAGGCGGCCAGGATGAATGGAATGTTGCCGGAGCGCGCATAG
- a CDS encoding 2-dehydro-3-deoxy-6-phosphogalactonate aldolase, with the protein MVNSTPFPRLKRRLVAILRGLEHKNAVATAEAILEAGIEAIEVPLNSPDPFRSIEAIARALPASALVGAGTVLTADDVRSLDAAGGRLLVSPNIDADVMRAAAGFGMVTMPGVFTPTEALLAVRLGASALKFFPAFALGPKGIAAIMTVLPKEALVGAVGGVSEKDFADYAKVGVSTFGLGSSLFAPGMAPAEVGKRARAAADAWDAAFPA; encoded by the coding sequence ATAGTGAACAGTACACCGTTTCCCAGATTGAAGCGCCGTCTCGTCGCGATCCTGCGCGGGCTTGAACACAAGAACGCGGTCGCCACCGCCGAGGCGATCCTCGAGGCAGGCATCGAGGCGATCGAGGTGCCGCTCAACTCGCCGGATCCGTTCCGCTCCATCGAGGCCATCGCGCGCGCCCTGCCTGCCTCGGCGCTGGTCGGCGCGGGCACCGTGCTCACAGCGGACGATGTGCGCTCGCTCGACGCCGCAGGCGGCCGGCTGCTGGTCAGCCCGAACATCGACGCGGACGTGATGCGGGCCGCCGCCGGCTTCGGCATGGTCACCATGCCCGGCGTGTTCACGCCCACCGAGGCGCTGCTCGCGGTCAGGCTCGGCGCGTCGGCGCTGAAATTCTTCCCCGCCTTCGCGCTCGGGCCGAAGGGGATCGCGGCCATCATGACCGTGCTGCCGAAGGAGGCCTTGGTGGGTGCGGTCGGCGGCGTCTCCGAGAAAGATTTTGCCGACTACGCAAAGGTCGGCGTCAGCACCTTCGGCCTGGGCTCCAGCCTCTTTGCGCCCGGCATGGCGCCCGCCGAAGTCGGCAAGCGGGCCCGCGCCGCTGCCGACGCGTGGGACGCCGCTTTCCCCGCCTGA
- a CDS encoding D-alanine:D-lactate ligase-like protein translates to MARPELILAYEPVAACESRLLAEGYSAAATAEIASYLAQSTDLAPEFDAIADACGRRGIRFVPVELDAARSVLAARNPGHCLVWTLTDGIAYFRGSAIPALARLGGHPVLGSDDAVFALCQDKFRSGAVLGALGMPVPNAGLCRDGAWIPAPPPAPLGYFVKPNRLGAKIGIWPDSRCQDLAEAEALSRRVFAAYRDDVVVQPYVPGRDVRASFLAVDPLADVERLGIFFVDSGGDFQTMADSLALYGDTGAAARASNTYAEPELIPVARSQPVADRRIREIASQLMRGLGLRDVFSMDFRVEADDTVHLIEFEVCPGLPCFDFRGYCLREWGLGLADAMAETAACRFAC, encoded by the coding sequence GTGGCCCGCCCCGAACTCATACTCGCCTACGAGCCGGTCGCCGCGTGCGAATCCCGGCTTCTCGCGGAGGGCTACTCGGCCGCAGCCACGGCCGAGATCGCGTCATATCTCGCGCAGTCGACCGACCTCGCTCCGGAGTTCGACGCCATTGCGGACGCGTGCGGCCGGCGGGGCATTCGCTTCGTGCCGGTCGAGCTGGATGCGGCCCGCTCGGTTCTCGCGGCGCGCAACCCGGGCCATTGCCTGGTCTGGACCCTCACCGACGGCATTGCCTATTTCCGCGGCAGCGCGATCCCGGCGCTCGCCCGCCTCGGCGGCCACCCGGTGCTCGGGTCGGACGATGCCGTCTTCGCGCTTTGCCAGGACAAGTTCCGTTCCGGGGCGGTCCTCGGCGCGCTGGGCATGCCGGTTCCGAACGCCGGCCTCTGCCGCGACGGCGCATGGATCCCCGCGCCGCCGCCGGCGCCGCTCGGCTATTTCGTCAAGCCCAACCGTCTGGGCGCGAAGATCGGCATATGGCCGGATTCGCGCTGCCAGGACCTCGCCGAGGCCGAAGCGCTGAGCCGCCGCGTCTTTGCCGCCTACCGCGACGACGTGGTCGTGCAGCCCTATGTGCCCGGTCGCGACGTGCGGGCGAGCTTCCTTGCCGTCGACCCGCTGGCAGACGTGGAAAGGCTCGGCATCTTTTTCGTGGACTCCGGCGGCGACTTCCAGACCATGGCCGACAGCCTGGCGCTCTACGGGGATACGGGAGCTGCGGCGCGGGCCAGCAACACCTACGCCGAACCCGAACTGATCCCGGTCGCCCGCAGCCAGCCCGTGGCCGACCGCAGGATCCGCGAGATCGCCTCGCAGCTCATGCGCGGGCTTGGCCTGCGCGACGTGTTCTCGATGGATTTCAGGGTCGAAGCTGACGACACCGTCCATCTGATCGAGTTCGAGGTCTGCCCGGGCCTGCCCTGCTTCGACTTTCGCGGCTATTGCTTGCGGGAGTGGGGACTGGGTCTTGCCGATGCGATGGCCGAGACGGCCGCGTGCAGGTTTGCCTGCTGA
- a CDS encoding septal ring lytic transglycosylase RlpA family protein — MSAASSASAQCGRASWYALYSKTASGERMNPAEMTAAHRSLPFGTKVAVTNKRNGKTVVVRINDRGPFIKGRVIDLSKAAASKIGMVGSGHAPVCMVRQT, encoded by the coding sequence ATGTCTGCAGCCAGTTCTGCATCCGCCCAATGCGGCCGCGCATCGTGGTACGCGCTCTATTCCAAGACCGCTTCGGGCGAGCGGATGAATCCCGCCGAGATGACCGCGGCCCACCGCAGCCTGCCGTTCGGCACCAAGGTGGCGGTGACCAACAAGCGCAACGGCAAGACGGTGGTGGTGCGCATCAATGACCGCGGCCCTTTCATCAAGGGGCGGGTGATCGACCTCTCGAAGGCTGCGGCCTCGAAGATCGGCATGGTCGGATCAGGCCATGCGCCTGTATGCATGGTCCGCCAGACCTGA
- a CDS encoding cytochrome b yields MIRNTSAGYGWGAILLHWVIALLFIGEFALGWTMVRLESQRTAFELIQLHKAFGFLLLGLVVLRLGWRAANTRPDLPPTLGSLEAMAAHAAHWLLYVAMFVAPLTGWALVSVSVLDIPSMPFGLFVVPNLPMQMSDEAETFWAAAHEVLAWGAIAIVALHALAALRHHFWLKDDVLKRMIRP; encoded by the coding sequence ATGATCCGCAACACGAGTGCGGGCTACGGTTGGGGGGCGATCCTCCTCCACTGGGTAATCGCCCTGCTCTTCATCGGCGAGTTCGCCCTGGGCTGGACGATGGTCCGGCTCGAGAGCCAGCGCACCGCCTTCGAACTCATCCAGCTTCACAAGGCCTTCGGCTTCCTGCTGCTCGGGCTCGTCGTGCTGCGGCTCGGCTGGCGCGCCGCCAATACCCGTCCGGACCTTCCGCCGACGCTCGGATCGCTGGAGGCGATGGCCGCGCACGCTGCGCACTGGCTTCTCTACGTCGCCATGTTCGTGGCGCCGCTGACCGGGTGGGCGCTGGTTTCCGTGTCGGTGCTCGACATTCCGTCCATGCCGTTCGGGCTGTTCGTGGTGCCGAACCTGCCCATGCAGATGTCCGATGAGGCGGAGACGTTCTGGGCAGCGGCGCATGAGGTCCTCGCGTGGGGAGCGATCGCCATCGTGGCGCTGCATGCGCTTGCCGCCCTGCGCCACCATTTCTGGCTCAAGGATGACGTGCTGAAGCGCATGATCCGGCCCTAG